A DNA window from Buttiauxella agrestis contains the following coding sequences:
- the rlpA gene encoding endolytic peptidoglycan transglycosylase RlpA, protein MVKRWLGICVVAAILAGCSSDDGNQQQVNQQPQPAVCNGPVVEISGADPRFEPLNPSVNQDYENNGKSYKIVQNPANFSQAGLAAIYDAEPGSNLTASGETFDPTALTAAHPTLPIPSYARITNLANGRMLVVRINDRGPYGNDRVISLSRAAADRLNNSNNTKVRIDPIIVAQDGTMSGPGTVCTTIAKQTYALPARPDLNTGMGSATSAPVDAPQSDVRAISNSTLQSEDTTGAPVSSSGFLGAATPLAPGVIENDPPAAAPAPAVVATPVQQSAPVTAPASVQSSVQTAAPAAAASGRYVVQVGAVSDQARAAQWQQKLSQQFGVPGKVSSNGTMYRVQLGPFTSKTEASALQQRLMSEAQQQSFITNAPAM, encoded by the coding sequence ATGGTTAAGCGTTGGCTTGGGATCTGTGTAGTGGCTGCAATACTGGCTGGCTGCTCGTCTGATGACGGCAACCAACAGCAGGTAAACCAGCAACCACAACCGGCGGTGTGTAATGGCCCGGTGGTTGAAATAAGCGGCGCAGACCCGCGCTTTGAACCGTTAAATCCTTCGGTTAACCAGGATTACGAAAATAACGGTAAGAGCTACAAAATCGTGCAAAACCCGGCGAACTTCAGCCAGGCGGGTCTTGCCGCGATTTACGATGCCGAACCGGGTAGCAACCTGACAGCCTCTGGCGAAACCTTCGACCCAACAGCCTTAACCGCGGCGCACCCTACATTGCCTATTCCAAGCTATGCGCGAATCACAAACCTCGCGAATGGCCGCATGCTTGTGGTGCGCATCAACGACCGTGGCCCATACGGCAATGACCGTGTGATTTCATTGTCTCGCGCCGCCGCCGATCGTCTGAACAATTCCAACAACACCAAAGTACGTATCGATCCAATTATTGTGGCGCAGGATGGAACAATGTCCGGGCCAGGTACCGTATGTACCACTATCGCGAAACAAACCTACGCCCTGCCCGCTCGTCCGGATTTAAACACCGGAATGGGAAGTGCGACATCCGCACCCGTTGACGCGCCTCAGAGTGATGTTCGCGCCATTAGCAATTCCACTTTGCAAAGCGAAGACACCACGGGAGCGCCTGTCAGCAGTAGCGGCTTCTTAGGTGCTGCAACGCCACTGGCTCCGGGCGTAATTGAAAATGATCCGCCAGCAGCTGCGCCAGCCCCTGCGGTGGTCGCAACACCAGTGCAGCAAAGCGCTCCTGTTACCGCACCAGCTTCAGTTCAAAGTAGCGTACAAACTGCCGCTCCAGCCGCAGCCGCCTCCGGACGCTATGTGGTGCAAGTCGGTGCCGTAAGCGACCAGGCTCGTGCCGCGCAATGGCAGCAGAAACTGAGCCAGCAATTTGGTGTACCGGGCAAGGTTTCCAGTAATGGGACGATGTACCGTGTTCAGCTTGGGCCATTTACCAGCAAAACTGAAGCGAGCGCGCTTCAACAACGCCTGATGAGCGAAGCCCAACAGCAATCCTTCATCACTAACGCACCCGCTATGTAA
- the dacA gene encoding D-alanyl-D-alanine carboxypeptidase DacA — protein MNTAPSFRFVKRLALTTALTLTAITAAHADDLNIKTMIPGVPQIDAEAYILIDYNSGKVLAESNADTRRDPASLTKMMTSYVIGQAMKAGKFNESSIVTVGQDAWATGNPVFKGSSLMFLKPGMQVPVSQLIRGINLQSGNDACVAMADFVAGSQDSFVGLMNSYVSALGLKNTHFQTVHGLDAEGQYSSARDMALIGQALIRDVPNEYSIYKEKEFTFNNIRQTNRNGLLWDTSLQVDGIKTGHTDAAGYNLVASATEGQMRLISAVLGGRTYKGRETESKKLLTWGFRFFETVSPLKAGKEFASEPAWFGDNDRASLGVDKDVYLTIPRGRMKDLKASYVLNTTELHAPLQKNQVVGTINFQLDGKTIEQRPLVVLQEMPEGNFFSRIIDYIKLMFHHWFG, from the coding sequence ATGAATACAGCCCCTTCTTTTCGTTTTGTTAAACGCCTGGCGCTTACTACGGCCCTGACCCTTACGGCAATAACCGCCGCACACGCTGACGACCTGAATATCAAAACTATGATTCCAGGTGTGCCGCAGATTGATGCAGAAGCGTATATCCTGATTGATTACAACTCAGGTAAGGTTTTGGCTGAGTCCAACGCTGACACCCGCCGCGATCCTGCCAGCCTGACCAAAATGATGACCAGCTACGTCATCGGCCAGGCCATGAAAGCCGGTAAATTTAACGAAAGCTCGATTGTGACTGTTGGACAGGATGCCTGGGCGACCGGTAATCCGGTGTTTAAAGGCTCCTCTTTGATGTTCCTGAAGCCAGGTATGCAAGTTCCTGTCTCTCAGTTGATTCGTGGTATCAACCTGCAATCCGGTAACGATGCTTGCGTGGCTATGGCCGATTTCGTGGCGGGTAGCCAGGATTCGTTCGTTGGCCTGATGAACAGCTATGTTTCCGCTCTTGGCCTGAAAAACACCCACTTCCAGACTGTGCACGGCCTGGATGCTGAAGGTCAGTACAGCTCAGCGCGCGATATGGCCCTGATTGGTCAGGCATTAATTCGCGATGTGCCAAACGAATACTCTATCTATAAAGAAAAAGAATTTACCTTTAACAATATTCGCCAGACAAACCGTAACGGCTTGCTGTGGGATACCAGTCTGCAAGTTGACGGCATCAAAACCGGTCATACCGACGCTGCGGGTTACAACCTGGTGGCTTCGGCAACTGAAGGGCAAATGCGCCTGATTTCTGCTGTACTTGGCGGACGCACCTACAAAGGCCGCGAAACCGAAAGTAAAAAACTGCTGACCTGGGGCTTCCGTTTCTTTGAAACTGTATCTCCGCTGAAAGCCGGTAAAGAATTTGCTTCAGAACCCGCCTGGTTTGGCGACAATGACCGTGCATCGCTGGGTGTGGATAAAGACGTTTACCTGACGATCCCACGTGGTCGTATGAAAGATTTGAAAGCCAGCTATGTGCTTAACACCACTGAACTGCACGCTCCTTTGCAGAAAAACCAGGTGGTCGGCACCATCAACTTCCAGCTGGATGGCAAGACTATTGAACAGCGTCCGCTGGTCGTGCTTCAGGAAATGCCAGAGGGTAACTT